The following proteins are co-located in the Candidatus Paracaedibacter acanthamoebae genome:
- a CDS encoding MFS transporter: MLLPKHIAWTVFAMNVILISSIDIYIPAAPYLSHLFEVEDSIMKLTFLINPLLSSLMGIPFGRYSDKVGRRPFIIAGTCLYIIGSLLCTVAPGIEIFFVGRCLQAMGTGGLSVLSGALLADIFAGATLARYMGILASIYPLVFALAPIIGAEILTHFGWRYIFSINLIAMVCMAVFMWTILPETNRQTKLSSKPAEGMAGMRTLLFSGTAFLLVMIHAMPICFNGIFTVNSPFIYIDNFLMTPTEFAYIQAIPVSTQFIGAFIYKSIVERIGLASSLKFGLVTTITFILVSVCMMSGFIQPDPYLIISIISIFSLGSTFLISSAATLILDKNPGNKGLTMSYISFMRNMAISIGVGVISTFHYETITPIIGCMIAAAALEAILVRAQLRKMM; this comes from the coding sequence ATGCTACTCCCCAAACACATAGCCTGGACAGTTTTTGCCATGAATGTCATATTGATTTCCTCAATCGATATTTATATTCCTGCAGCTCCTTATTTGTCCCATTTATTTGAGGTTGAAGATTCGATCATGAAGCTCACATTTCTGATCAATCCTCTTTTGTCCTCTTTGATGGGTATCCCCTTTGGGCGTTATTCTGACAAGGTCGGCCGACGGCCCTTCATCATTGCGGGTACTTGCTTGTACATTATCGGATCTTTATTATGCACAGTTGCCCCTGGAATAGAGATTTTCTTTGTGGGGCGCTGTCTTCAAGCGATGGGAACAGGTGGCTTGTCGGTTTTAAGTGGGGCCCTGTTGGCCGATATTTTTGCCGGCGCCACCTTAGCACGCTATATGGGGATTCTTGCTAGTATTTATCCACTTGTTTTTGCCTTAGCACCCATTATCGGTGCAGAAATTTTGACCCACTTTGGATGGCGTTATATCTTTTCAATAAATTTGATCGCCATGGTCTGTATGGCAGTTTTTATGTGGACCATACTTCCAGAAACGAATAGGCAAACTAAATTATCGTCCAAGCCAGCAGAAGGCATGGCAGGGATGCGCACTCTCCTGTTTAGCGGAACTGCATTTTTATTAGTAATGATTCATGCAATGCCCATTTGCTTTAATGGCATTTTCACTGTTAACAGCCCTTTTATCTATATTGATAATTTTTTGATGACACCAACCGAATTCGCCTATATTCAAGCAATCCCTGTTTCCACTCAATTTATCGGGGCTTTTATTTACAAATCAATTGTTGAAAGAATTGGGCTTGCCAGTAGCTTAAAATTTGGGCTCGTTACCACAATTACATTTATTCTTGTGTCCGTTTGCATGATGAGCGGCTTTATCCAACCAGACCCTTACCTGATCATATCAATTATCTCAATATTTTCTTTAGGCTCAACATTCCTCATTTCATCCGCAGCGACACTAATTCTCGATAAAAACCCGGGCAATAAAGGCTTGACCATGTCTTATATTTCCTTCATGCGCAACATGGCAATTTCCATCGGGGTGGGGGTTATCTCTACCTTTCATTATGAAACCATTACCCCTATTATTGGGTGCATGATTGCAGCTGCTGCTCTTGAAGCTATTTTAGTTCGGGCTCAATTAAGGAAGATGATGTGA
- a CDS encoding DUF4442 domain-containing protein yields the protein MKLKRSTLLKLINFWLPFVGAGIRVKSISDDILSIDVEMKLRWWNRNYVKTHFGGSLYAMTDAFFMMILLENLGKDYIVWDKAATIRFKKPGRGTVRAHFHIPLEEIERIRQLANTNYKVEPQFTVNVMDESGTIIAEVDKLLYVRRKDKT from the coding sequence GTGAAACTTAAACGATCGACATTATTAAAGCTAATCAATTTCTGGCTACCATTTGTGGGAGCTGGTATTAGAGTTAAATCCATTTCCGATGACATTTTGTCCATTGATGTGGAAATGAAATTACGCTGGTGGAATCGCAATTACGTAAAAACCCATTTTGGTGGTTCCTTGTATGCGATGACCGATGCCTTTTTTATGATGATCTTATTGGAAAATCTAGGTAAAGATTATATTGTTTGGGATAAAGCAGCGACAATTCGTTTTAAAAAACCAGGCAGAGGAACGGTTCGGGCTCATTTTCACATCCCGCTTGAAGAAATTGAAAGAATTCGACAACTTGCCAATACAAACTATAAAGTTGAGCCTCAATTTACCGTCAATGTGATGGATGAGAGCGGCACCATTATTGCTGAGGTGGACAAACTGCTGTATGTCCGACGCAAAGATAAAACCTAA
- the bcp gene encoding thioredoxin-dependent thiol peroxidase, producing the protein MLAIRDQAPDFTLRSDTGETIALSALKGKKVVLYFYPKDNTSGCTKQACDIRDNLAEIKAKAAIVIGVSKDSLKSHAKFRENHQLNFPLLSDETGEICEKYGTWVEKSMYGRKYMGIDRATFIIDEQGKISHIWRKVKVPGHLVDVLGKL; encoded by the coding sequence ATGCTAGCTATCAGAGATCAAGCTCCTGATTTTACCTTACGAAGCGATACGGGGGAGACGATTGCTCTGTCTGCCCTTAAAGGCAAAAAAGTTGTCCTTTACTTTTATCCAAAGGATAACACCAGTGGCTGCACCAAGCAAGCTTGCGATATTCGAGATAATCTCGCTGAGATTAAGGCAAAGGCTGCCATTGTAATTGGGGTTTCTAAAGATTCCTTAAAATCCCATGCAAAATTCAGAGAAAATCACCAATTGAATTTTCCCTTGTTAAGTGATGAAACAGGTGAGATTTGTGAAAAATATGGAACATGGGTTGAAAAATCCATGTATGGGCGCAAGTATATGGGCATTGACCGTGCCACTTTTATCATTGATGAGCAGGGTAAGATTTCTCATATTTGGCGTAAAGTAAAGGTTCCTGGCCACTTAGTGGATGTTTTAGGAAAGCTATAA
- the rocD gene encoding ornithine--oxo-acid transaminase translates to MEGFAATTTARSRMMESQDYMDLEDRWGAHNYHPLPVVLCRGEGVWLWDVTGKKYLDMMSAYSAVSHGHSHPRLVSTMIDQVNRLAMCSRAYHNDVMPRFLETVCKMTGMDRMLPMNTGAEAVETAIKAVRRWGYQVKGIPTDQAEIIVTSQNFHGRTIGIISFSSDKDYQKGFGPFLAGFKSVPFGDAIALEKAITPNTCAVLTEPIQGEAGIVMPPKGWLKQVSAICKKNNVMLVVDEVQSGLGRTGKILACEHEDVSPDAVILGKALGGGLFPVSGVAGKRHLMDVFNPGSHGSTFGGNPLGAAIAIKALELLEEDQLCERSQEMGAYLTKQLQSIDSKMVKDIRGIGLWIGLEINPKIAAARQICEKLAKLGVLSKETHETVVRLAPPLVITKEEIDWGINRIRQVLTES, encoded by the coding sequence ATGGAAGGTTTTGCAGCAACCACAACAGCGAGGTCACGGATGATGGAGAGTCAAGACTATATGGATCTCGAAGATCGGTGGGGGGCTCATAATTACCATCCACTTCCTGTTGTCCTTTGTCGGGGTGAAGGCGTTTGGCTGTGGGATGTAACAGGTAAAAAATATCTGGATATGATGTCCGCCTATTCAGCAGTCAGCCATGGCCATTCGCATCCGCGCCTTGTTTCTACTATGATCGATCAGGTTAACCGATTGGCTATGTGTTCACGGGCTTATCATAATGATGTGATGCCCCGCTTCTTAGAAACAGTCTGTAAAATGACTGGGATGGATCGAATGTTACCGATGAACACGGGAGCTGAAGCTGTGGAAACGGCTATTAAAGCAGTACGGCGGTGGGGCTATCAAGTTAAAGGCATTCCCACTGATCAAGCAGAAATTATTGTTACGTCCCAAAATTTCCACGGTCGCACAATTGGTATTATCAGTTTTTCTTCCGACAAAGATTATCAAAAGGGATTTGGGCCGTTTTTGGCTGGGTTTAAATCCGTTCCTTTTGGTGATGCCATCGCGCTTGAAAAGGCAATTACTCCGAATACCTGTGCGGTGCTGACAGAGCCAATTCAAGGAGAAGCAGGAATTGTCATGCCGCCGAAAGGTTGGCTGAAGCAAGTGTCTGCTATTTGTAAGAAAAATAATGTGATGCTGGTGGTTGACGAGGTGCAGAGCGGCCTGGGACGCACTGGAAAAATTCTGGCGTGCGAACATGAAGATGTTAGCCCAGATGCTGTGATCTTGGGGAAAGCTTTGGGAGGCGGGTTATTCCCTGTATCCGGGGTGGCTGGAAAACGTCATTTGATGGATGTTTTTAATCCTGGCAGTCATGGGTCAACCTTTGGTGGTAATCCGTTGGGAGCGGCTATTGCAATCAAAGCGCTAGAGCTCTTGGAAGAGGATCAGTTGTGTGAACGCAGTCAAGAAATGGGAGCTTATTTGACAAAACAACTGCAATCTATTGATAGCAAGATGGTTAAGGATATCCGCGGCATTGGGCTGTGGATTGGTCTCGAGATTAATCCAAAAATTGCCGCCGCCCGTCAAATTTGTGAGAAACTAGCAAAATTGGGAGTTTTATCTAAAGAAACCCATGAAACAGTTGTGCGTTTGGCACCGCCATTGGTTATTACTAAGGAAGAGATTGATTGGGGAATTAATCGAATTCGCCAGGTGCTAACTGAAAGCTAA